From Paraburkholderia fungorum, the proteins below share one genomic window:
- a CDS encoding methyltransferase family protein, which translates to MNIAQSMAIVVPWTLWLLYWVATSKQVKETARKEASRSRTLQSIPLIAGGALIVLPDLNGAAWSFNLESIGSLQFAGLAVLLAGLGFSVWARLHLGTNWSVSVTLKEGHELVRSGPYGLVRHPIYTGCLLALAGAVLIGAEWRGVAGLLLIFASLAYKVRIEESWLSGHFGGAYAQYRRDVAALIPGLF; encoded by the coding sequence GTGAATATCGCTCAGAGCATGGCCATCGTCGTACCGTGGACGTTGTGGCTGTTGTATTGGGTCGCGACGTCGAAACAGGTCAAGGAGACCGCGCGCAAGGAAGCTTCGCGATCGCGCACGCTGCAATCCATTCCGCTGATTGCCGGTGGTGCGCTGATCGTGTTGCCGGATCTGAACGGGGCGGCATGGTCGTTCAATTTGGAGTCGATTGGCTCGCTTCAGTTCGCCGGTCTCGCAGTGCTGCTGGCGGGGCTCGGTTTTTCCGTCTGGGCGCGGCTGCATCTCGGCACCAACTGGAGCGTGTCGGTAACGCTGAAGGAAGGCCACGAGCTGGTGCGTAGCGGGCCGTATGGACTGGTGCGTCATCCTATCTATACCGGCTGTCTGCTGGCGCTGGCAGGGGCGGTTTTAATCGGCGCGGAGTGGCGCGGCGTGGCGGGGCTGCTGCTGATTTTCGCATCGCTGGCGTATAAGGTGCGCATCGAAGAAAGCTGGTTGAGCGGGCATTTCGGTGGCGCCTACGCGCAGTATCGCCGCGACGTGGCTGCGCTGATCCCCGGTCTGTTCTGA
- the cls gene encoding cardiolipin synthase, whose amino-acid sequence MLTILITAFVTLIVILVIANLSSGEKKIEHKIERLYASDDPQFLRSMGLLLGPPVISGNRFEMLLNGDQIFPSMLEGIRSARQSITFETFIYWSGDVGEQIARALADKAREGVAVHVLLDWVGSSKMDKRYLNMLRDAGAEVIQYHKPHWTGLGRMNDRTHRKLLVIDGHIGFTGGVGIAPEWTGHAQDEKHWRDSHFRVAGPVVGHMQAVFMDNWVKATGNVLHGPDYFPHMDAQGDGLAHMFSSSPSGGSDDMQLMYLMAITAATNSIHLASAYFVPDKLTINAIVEAAKRGVKVQIITPGKHIDTHTVREASRGCWGDLLKAGVEIYEYQPTMFHCKLLIVDEYLVSVGSTNFDSRSFKLNDEANLNIYDRDFAKLQTATFADDITKSRQVTFEAWTHRPLTEKLIEKCVRLLDTQL is encoded by the coding sequence CTGCTGACTATTCTCATCACCGCGTTCGTCACGCTCATCGTCATTCTGGTGATAGCCAATCTGTCGAGCGGCGAGAAGAAGATCGAACACAAGATCGAGCGTCTCTATGCGAGCGACGATCCACAATTCCTCCGCTCGATGGGGCTTCTGCTCGGTCCACCGGTTATCTCGGGCAATCGCTTCGAGATGCTGCTCAACGGCGATCAGATTTTTCCTTCGATGCTCGAAGGTATTCGTTCCGCGCGTCAATCCATCACGTTTGAAACGTTCATTTACTGGTCGGGCGACGTAGGCGAACAGATTGCGCGCGCCCTCGCGGATAAAGCACGGGAAGGTGTCGCCGTCCACGTGCTTCTCGACTGGGTCGGGTCGTCGAAAATGGATAAGCGCTACCTGAACATGTTGCGGGACGCGGGCGCGGAAGTTATCCAGTATCACAAGCCGCATTGGACAGGGCTCGGCCGAATGAACGACCGCACCCACCGCAAGCTACTGGTGATAGACGGACATATCGGCTTTACTGGCGGTGTCGGCATTGCGCCGGAATGGACGGGTCACGCGCAGGATGAAAAGCATTGGCGCGATTCGCATTTTCGAGTGGCCGGTCCTGTGGTTGGACACATGCAAGCCGTTTTCATGGACAACTGGGTAAAGGCCACCGGCAATGTACTGCACGGCCCGGACTACTTTCCTCACATGGACGCTCAGGGCGACGGCCTCGCGCATATGTTCAGCAGTTCGCCGTCGGGCGGCAGCGACGACATGCAGTTGATGTATCTCATGGCGATCACAGCGGCTACCAACAGCATTCATCTCGCGAGCGCGTACTTCGTGCCCGACAAGCTGACTATCAATGCAATCGTCGAGGCCGCGAAACGCGGCGTGAAAGTGCAGATCATCACACCGGGAAAACACATCGATACGCACACGGTGAGAGAGGCGTCGCGTGGCTGCTGGGGGGATCTGCTTAAGGCAGGAGTCGAAATATACGAGTACCAGCCGACCATGTTTCACTGCAAGCTACTGATAGTGGACGAGTACCTCGTCTCGGTCGGCTCCACCAATTTCGATAGCCGCTCGTTCAAGTTGAATGACGAGGCCAATCTGAATATCTATGATCGCGACTTCGCGAAACTGCAGACAGCCACGTTCGCTGACGACATTACAAAATCCCGGCAAGTCACGTTTGAAGCATGGACGCATCGTCCGCTCACGGAGAAGCTGATCGAGAAGTGTGTGCGTCTACTTGATACGCAGCTTTGA
- a CDS encoding H-NS family nucleoid-associated regulatory protein, which yields MPTLEQIQAKLKKLQAQADVLIARKAQVAVDQIRDLMLRHGLTTEDIEAKARAKRAARALNGHATGVKAKAPGSAKPAKYRDHKTGATWTGHGRAPGWIANVKDRTQFLVDGASELKSVAKAVVSSAKSKGQPKGAQPPKYLNPKTGATWSGRGPAPAWLASVRDRSKFLIDSAAAAASNTASKAAKKVSAKAGKTKSAATSGAVSKKAAAKKVVAKKAAAAKKTVAKKATAVTRKVAAKKPAAKKAGTKAATKVATKAAKKAPGRKAAAKTVAPAAPAAAPQTPAVQAGA from the coding sequence ATGCCTACACTAGAGCAGATTCAAGCCAAACTGAAAAAACTCCAGGCGCAAGCCGACGTGCTGATTGCCAGAAAAGCACAAGTCGCAGTCGATCAGATTCGTGACCTGATGCTCAGGCACGGTTTGACTACTGAGGATATCGAAGCCAAAGCAAGGGCGAAGCGTGCCGCGCGAGCTCTGAATGGCCACGCCACCGGCGTCAAGGCGAAAGCTCCCGGTTCGGCTAAACCAGCGAAATACCGCGACCATAAAACAGGCGCCACCTGGACGGGCCATGGCCGCGCGCCTGGCTGGATTGCCAATGTAAAAGACCGGACTCAGTTTCTGGTCGACGGTGCAAGCGAATTGAAGTCGGTGGCAAAGGCGGTTGTCAGTTCCGCAAAGAGCAAGGGCCAGCCGAAAGGCGCGCAACCTCCCAAGTACCTGAACCCGAAAACGGGCGCGACATGGAGCGGCCGTGGTCCCGCACCCGCCTGGCTCGCAAGCGTCAGGGATCGCAGCAAATTCCTGATCGACAGCGCGGCGGCAGCGGCTAGCAATACGGCGAGTAAAGCGGCGAAGAAGGTGTCGGCAAAAGCCGGCAAGACGAAATCGGCGGCCACTAGTGGTGCAGTAAGCAAGAAAGCGGCGGCAAAGAAAGTCGTCGCTAAAAAGGCGGCCGCCGCTAAAAAGACTGTCGCCAAAAAGGCAACCGCGGTAACCCGCAAAGTAGCGGCGAAGAAGCCGGCCGCAAAAAAAGCGGGGACTAAAGCGGCAACTAAAGTGGCGACCAAAGCAGCAAAGAAGGCTCCGGGCCGCAAAGCAGCCGCTAAAACCGTCGCTCCTGCTGCTCCCGCAGCCGCGCCGCAAACCCCTGCGGTACAAGCAGGCGCCTGA
- a CDS encoding DHA2 family efflux MFS transporter permease subunit — protein MSATSPLQESDHLLSNGLPRAPKVAGIHGARLALLTFALSLATFIEVLDSTVTNVAVPAISGSLGVSNSQGTWVISSYSVAAAIAVPLTGWFSQRVGETRLFLSAVILFTLTSLLCGVAGDFHLLVVCRALQGLFSGPMVPLSQTILLRTFPPDKRVVALALWAMTVLLAPIFGPVVGGWLIDNFTWPWIFLINLPIGIFSFTVCMTLLRGDPRETASVRAERAAPIDLPGIALLVLGVGSLQIVLDLGHDRGWFDSPLILVLSIVAVLSIVSLLIWEAGAAHPVIDLSLFRDRTFSFCVLIISLGMMSFSVVGVVFPLWLQAVMGYTAYQAGLATAPLGVLALVFSILVGIYSPRFDARVIATFGFLVFAAVLWWNAHFTLTMTFTQIITPGLIQGIGLPCFFIPLTAATLSRVSDDKLAAASSLSNFLRTLSAAFGTAMSVTLWDNRALFHYDVIAQSVTKSSGNTQHFVQSLHGMGIDGTRELVTLHHVVQQQAYMMATGDMFYMASMTCLALAAMMWLTRPKRGAAMTLGH, from the coding sequence ATGAGCGCGACATCGCCATTACAGGAAAGCGACCATTTGCTTTCCAATGGATTGCCCCGGGCACCGAAAGTGGCCGGCATCCACGGAGCACGTCTCGCGTTGCTCACGTTTGCGTTGTCGCTCGCGACCTTCATCGAAGTTCTCGATTCGACCGTCACCAACGTCGCGGTACCGGCTATTTCCGGCAGCCTCGGCGTGTCCAATAGTCAGGGAACGTGGGTGATCAGTTCGTACTCGGTGGCGGCCGCGATTGCTGTTCCGCTGACAGGTTGGTTTTCGCAACGGGTCGGCGAAACAAGGCTGTTTCTCTCCGCCGTGATCCTTTTTACGCTGACATCGCTACTCTGCGGCGTAGCCGGTGACTTTCATCTTCTGGTGGTATGCCGCGCCTTGCAGGGGCTTTTTTCGGGGCCGATGGTGCCGTTGTCGCAAACCATCCTGCTACGCACTTTTCCACCCGACAAACGCGTCGTAGCACTCGCTCTGTGGGCCATGACCGTGCTACTCGCGCCGATCTTCGGCCCGGTAGTGGGCGGCTGGCTGATCGACAACTTTACGTGGCCGTGGATCTTCCTGATCAATCTGCCGATAGGCATCTTTTCGTTCACAGTATGCATGACGCTGTTGCGTGGCGACCCGCGCGAGACAGCCTCCGTTCGCGCTGAACGCGCCGCACCGATAGATCTGCCTGGCATCGCATTGCTGGTGTTGGGTGTCGGATCGCTGCAAATCGTGCTCGATCTCGGACACGATCGCGGCTGGTTTGATTCGCCGCTGATTCTCGTACTGTCGATTGTCGCTGTGTTGTCGATCGTATCGCTGCTGATCTGGGAAGCGGGCGCAGCGCATCCGGTGATCGACCTGAGTCTGTTTCGCGACCGCACCTTTTCATTCTGCGTGTTGATCATCTCGCTCGGCATGATGAGTTTTTCGGTGGTCGGCGTGGTGTTTCCGCTGTGGTTGCAGGCGGTAATGGGCTATACCGCGTATCAGGCCGGACTCGCCACGGCGCCGCTCGGCGTGCTCGCGCTGGTGTTCTCGATTCTGGTCGGCATCTATTCACCCCGTTTCGACGCACGCGTAATCGCGACATTCGGCTTTCTCGTGTTCGCAGCTGTGCTGTGGTGGAACGCGCACTTCACGCTGACCATGACGTTCACGCAGATCATCACGCCTGGGTTGATTCAAGGCATTGGCTTGCCGTGCTTCTTCATTCCGCTGACCGCTGCAACGCTGTCGCGCGTATCGGACGACAAACTCGCTGCCGCGTCCAGCTTGTCGAATTTTTTGCGCACGTTGTCGGCGGCATTCGGCACTGCGATGAGCGTCACGCTTTGGGATAACCGCGCGCTGTTTCACTACGACGTGATCGCGCAATCGGTGACGAAATCGTCCGGCAATACGCAGCACTTCGTTCAAAGCCTGCACGGCATGGGTATCGACGGCACGCGCGAACTGGTTACTTTGCATCACGTCGTGCAGCAGCAGGCGTACATGATGGCGACCGGCGACATGTTCTATATGGCGAGCATGACCTGTCTTGCGCTCGCCGCGATGATGTGGCTCACGCGTCCGAAACGCGGCGCGGCCATGACGCTCGGCCACTAA
- a CDS encoding glycosyltransferase family 2 protein, giving the protein MTTLGALIILFHPDEEQLSRAVAMRSMCDRLLVVDNSPQPDRHAALRLHEAGIALLQNGNRNGIAGAFNRGLSALFQLDVDAVALFDQDSTAPVDYFPAMRARCESLGSRAFLMGPRIFDESDQRFLPELATSGLAVERLSLRADVPLQRCAFLISSGCVISREAYTRLGRFDEALFIDHVDTEYCLRALLRNVPVYVVPSLVLLHRIGSRRRHKLGSLELTTMNHPGFRRYYSARNAMQLGLQYGLRLPVAIVPNVLTLWQIVQIVLAENDKLTKLNAIAWGLVDGLFGRMGPIEITRPRLAARAAKAGALAGSTESDAAMHRPRHS; this is encoded by the coding sequence ATGACGACCCTCGGCGCATTGATCATTCTGTTTCACCCGGACGAGGAGCAATTGTCGCGCGCAGTCGCCATGCGCAGCATGTGCGACCGGTTGCTGGTGGTCGACAACTCGCCGCAACCCGACCGGCACGCGGCGCTGCGCTTGCACGAAGCCGGTATTGCGCTATTGCAGAATGGCAATCGCAACGGCATTGCCGGCGCGTTCAATCGCGGCCTGAGCGCGCTATTTCAACTGGATGTCGATGCCGTCGCGCTGTTCGATCAGGACTCGACTGCACCCGTCGACTACTTTCCTGCGATGCGCGCCCGCTGCGAGTCGTTAGGCAGTCGCGCATTTTTAATGGGCCCGCGCATTTTCGATGAAAGCGATCAACGCTTCCTGCCTGAACTGGCAACCAGCGGTCTCGCTGTCGAAAGACTTTCTCTGCGTGCAGACGTGCCGTTGCAGCGCTGCGCATTTCTGATTTCGTCAGGCTGTGTGATTTCTCGTGAGGCTTACACGCGGCTCGGCCGTTTCGACGAGGCGCTGTTTATCGATCACGTCGATACCGAATACTGTCTGCGCGCGTTGTTGCGCAATGTGCCGGTGTATGTGGTGCCGTCGTTGGTGTTGCTGCATCGGATCGGCTCGCGTCGTCGCCATAAACTCGGCTCGCTCGAATTGACGACGATGAACCATCCCGGCTTTCGTCGCTATTACAGCGCGCGCAACGCGATGCAACTGGGGCTGCAATACGGCCTGCGTCTGCCGGTCGCCATCGTGCCCAATGTGCTGACGCTATGGCAGATCGTGCAGATTGTCCTCGCGGAAAACGACAAGCTGACCAAGCTCAACGCGATTGCGTGGGGTTTGGTCGACGGATTGTTCGGGCGCATGGGGCCGATCGAGATCACCCGTCCGCGTCTTGCCGCAAGGGCTGCAAAAGCGGGTGCGCTTGCAGGATCAACCGAAAGCGACGCTGCGATGCATCGTCCGCGTCATTCATGA
- a CDS encoding glycosyltransferase, protein MTKVIITAIGSAGDVHPLLGIGAALYSRGHEIVFCSHAPFEDAATRQGFAFVPIGTADEYAAAMANPALWHPRTSFRTLWALIAPTLKPHFDKLASLIDDDTIMVGTLWAFSARLIQELYRVPLVSVQVSPSTLLSAYAPPTHPRLTIPHWLPLGVKAGLLRLIEWQVLDKVCGPALNALRGQLRLDPVTRIFGQWLHSTDGVLCLFPEWFARSQPDWPEPHRLSGFPLFNDAEGHTHDPQLEAFLDAGERPVVFTAGSTLTDHARYSATISATLQDTGLRGILLTPNVCVESHDAPALIKRRYVPMQTLLPRCRALVHHGGIGTAALAYAAGIPQIVTPFAHDQFDNAQRVAASGCGVRLDGPLQPQALARALEQVLGSPSIATQCGRMQDRLASSPDGCNVAARYIEGFMHAGVRGSGTGRVPSFVLAASGHGS, encoded by the coding sequence ATGACGAAGGTCATCATCACCGCGATAGGGTCGGCGGGCGACGTGCATCCGCTGCTCGGCATCGGCGCGGCTCTGTATTCGCGCGGGCACGAGATCGTGTTCTGCAGTCATGCGCCGTTCGAGGACGCAGCCACACGGCAAGGCTTTGCATTCGTTCCGATTGGAACGGCTGATGAATATGCAGCGGCAATGGCGAATCCGGCGCTATGGCATCCGCGTACTTCGTTCAGAACTTTGTGGGCGTTGATTGCGCCGACGCTGAAGCCGCATTTCGACAAGCTCGCTTCGTTGATCGACGACGACACGATCATGGTCGGCACATTGTGGGCTTTTTCGGCGCGACTGATACAGGAGTTGTATCGCGTGCCGCTGGTGTCGGTACAGGTGTCGCCGTCCACTTTGCTGTCCGCGTATGCGCCGCCGACTCATCCGCGATTAACCATTCCGCACTGGTTGCCGCTCGGGGTGAAAGCAGGGCTGTTGCGGTTAATCGAATGGCAGGTACTCGACAAGGTTTGCGGGCCGGCGCTGAATGCATTGCGCGGTCAACTCAGACTCGATCCAGTCACGCGAATATTTGGTCAGTGGCTGCATTCGACCGACGGCGTGCTATGTCTCTTTCCGGAATGGTTCGCGCGCTCTCAGCCGGATTGGCCCGAGCCGCATCGGCTGAGTGGCTTTCCGCTGTTCAACGATGCGGAAGGGCATACGCACGATCCGCAACTGGAAGCGTTTTTAGACGCAGGTGAACGCCCCGTCGTTTTTACGGCCGGTTCGACCCTGACTGATCACGCACGTTATTCCGCGACCATCAGCGCGACGTTGCAGGATACGGGACTGCGCGGCATTCTGTTGACGCCGAACGTGTGTGTCGAATCGCATGACGCCCCCGCGCTGATAAAACGCCGGTATGTACCCATGCAAACGCTCCTGCCGCGCTGTCGTGCGTTGGTGCATCACGGCGGCATCGGCACAGCGGCGCTTGCGTATGCAGCAGGTATTCCGCAGATCGTCACGCCCTTTGCCCACGATCAATTCGATAACGCGCAGCGGGTCGCTGCCAGTGGCTGTGGCGTGCGGCTCGATGGTCCGCTGCAGCCGCAAGCGTTGGCACGTGCGCTGGAGCAGGTGCTCGGCTCGCCGTCCATTGCCACGCAATGTGGCCGGATGCAGGACCGGCTCGCAAGTTCACCGGACGGTTGCAATGTCGCCGCGCGCTACATAGAAGGATTCATGCACGCTGGTGTTCGCGGGTCGGGCACGGGACGTGTGCCGTCTTTCGTATTGGCCGCCAGCGGGCACGGCTCATGA